Proteins from a genomic interval of Rhodococcoides fascians A25f:
- the treS gene encoding maltose alpha-D-glucosyltransferase, with protein sequence MDPEVQHEPSEITYDEKFYPARPKPLRPSVRRANRSNSPTPDSEPVASNPEYVDWLTEQSMLRDAKLIAEQLSGKGSMWQNPYADPDPRAAVERAPVWFTAYPISVINAPQTSFLSTLGDEKLWQAFSEIGVTAVHTGPVKVAGGIHGWRPTPSVDGHFDRIGMQIDPAFGSEEEFRRLCVVASAYDGIVIDDIVPGHTGKGADFRLAEMAVADYPGIYHMVEIEPQDWHLLPRVRAGADSQNIDAEAEANLARAGYIIGQLQRVIFYELGVKETNWSATPPVVGIDGVERRWVYLHYFKAGQPSINWLDPSFAGMRLVIGDACHSIADLGAGALRLDANGFLGVERRAEGPGWSEGHPLSEAANHLIASVVRKMGGFTFQELNLTIDDIKAMGTNGADLSYDFINRPAYQHALVMGNTEFLRLTMTLARDHGVDTASLVHALQNHDEMTFELIHFATLHAEDEFSYGGETVKGCDLGDRIRGELTDRLTGRWAPYNRTFTTNGIACTTASVITASLGIRDLDRMDEADIETVKRAHLLLAMYNAWQPGVFALSGWDLLGILPIDAAEVDDLIREGDTRWINRGAHDLMGYFPEAVRSESGIPRGRSLYGSLPEQLADPQSFARQLARIIELRKRFGIATAQQIDIPTVSHKGLLVMVHELSQGTIQATVLNFSSEEISATIQSKHLVPGTCAIDVYDDNEIATVDELNSFPMTLRPYEGVAVVLR encoded by the coding sequence ATGGATCCCGAAGTGCAGCACGAACCGAGCGAGATCACCTACGACGAGAAGTTCTACCCGGCTCGGCCGAAACCACTTCGCCCCTCGGTGCGCCGCGCCAATCGAAGCAACAGTCCCACTCCCGACAGCGAACCGGTTGCGTCGAACCCGGAGTACGTGGACTGGCTCACCGAACAGTCGATGCTGCGGGACGCCAAGCTGATTGCCGAGCAGCTCTCGGGCAAGGGCAGCATGTGGCAGAACCCGTATGCCGATCCCGATCCTCGCGCCGCCGTCGAGCGCGCACCGGTGTGGTTCACCGCTTACCCCATCTCGGTGATCAACGCTCCGCAGACGAGCTTTCTGAGCACCCTCGGCGACGAGAAGCTGTGGCAGGCATTCTCCGAAATCGGTGTCACCGCAGTGCATACCGGCCCCGTCAAGGTGGCAGGCGGCATTCACGGCTGGCGGCCGACCCCCTCGGTCGACGGCCACTTCGACCGCATCGGCATGCAGATCGACCCCGCATTCGGATCGGAAGAAGAGTTCCGACGCCTGTGCGTGGTGGCCTCGGCATACGACGGCATCGTCATCGACGACATCGTGCCCGGACACACCGGCAAGGGTGCGGACTTCCGCCTTGCCGAGATGGCCGTGGCCGATTACCCCGGCATCTATCACATGGTGGAGATCGAACCACAGGACTGGCACCTGCTGCCCCGAGTGCGCGCCGGAGCCGATTCGCAGAACATCGACGCGGAGGCCGAGGCAAATCTCGCTCGCGCCGGCTACATCATCGGCCAGCTGCAGCGAGTGATCTTCTACGAGCTCGGCGTGAAGGAAACCAACTGGAGCGCAACACCTCCCGTCGTCGGCATCGACGGCGTCGAGCGTCGTTGGGTGTACCTGCACTACTTCAAGGCCGGTCAGCCGTCGATCAACTGGCTCGACCCCTCGTTCGCCGGCATGCGACTGGTGATCGGCGACGCCTGCCACTCCATCGCAGACCTCGGCGCAGGCGCACTGCGCTTGGACGCCAACGGTTTTCTCGGTGTCGAGCGTCGAGCAGAAGGCCCGGGCTGGTCCGAGGGCCATCCCCTGTCCGAGGCCGCCAACCACCTGATCGCCAGCGTGGTGCGCAAGATGGGCGGGTTCACCTTCCAGGAGTTGAACCTCACGATCGACGACATCAAGGCCATGGGCACCAACGGTGCCGACCTGTCGTACGACTTCATCAACCGCCCCGCCTATCAGCATGCGCTGGTCATGGGGAACACCGAATTCCTCAGGCTCACCATGACTTTGGCGCGTGATCATGGAGTCGACACGGCATCTTTGGTGCATGCGCTGCAGAATCACGACGAGATGACGTTCGAGCTCATCCACTTCGCCACCCTGCATGCGGAGGACGAGTTCTCCTACGGCGGCGAGACGGTCAAGGGCTGCGACCTGGGCGATCGCATTCGCGGCGAACTGACCGATCGGCTCACCGGACGCTGGGCACCGTACAACCGGACGTTCACCACCAACGGAATCGCCTGCACCACAGCAAGTGTCATCACCGCATCGCTCGGTATTCGCGACCTCGACCGAATGGACGAGGCAGACATCGAGACGGTCAAGCGTGCCCACCTGCTGTTGGCGATGTACAACGCGTGGCAGCCGGGCGTGTTCGCCCTGTCGGGCTGGGATCTGCTGGGCATCCTGCCCATCGATGCCGCCGAGGTCGACGATCTCATTCGGGAAGGCGACACCCGGTGGATCAACCGCGGCGCTCACGATCTGATGGGATACTTCCCTGAGGCCGTGCGCTCGGAGTCCGGCATTCCGCGCGGACGCAGCCTCTACGGCTCGCTCCCCGAGCAGCTGGCCGACCCTCAGTCGTTCGCCCGCCAACTGGCGCGAATCATCGAGCTGCGCAAGCGGTTCGGTATCGCCACCGCCCAGCAGATCGACATTCCTACGGTCTCGCACAAGGGCCTGCTCGTGATGGTGCACGAACTCAGCCAGGGGACCATCCAGGCCACTGTGCTCAACTTCTCGTCCGAGGAGATCAGCGCAACCATTCAGTCCAAGCACCTGGTGCCCGGCACGTGCGCCATCGACGTGTACGACGACAACGAGATCGCAACCGTGGACGAGCTGAACAGCTTCCCGATGACACTGCGTCCGTACGAGGGCGTGGCGGTGGTGCTGCGCTGA
- a CDS encoding bleomycin resistance protein, with amino-acid sequence MTDHAVPNLPSRDFDDTLAFYGSFGFELAYRDDGWLIIGRGALRLEFFRFPDLEPEDSSFMCSIRVDDVDELYRKIKAAGVVERPSGSPRLAPVRLQHWGQRVGFLVDPDGTQLNLIENLGAPTDAP; translated from the coding sequence GTGACCGACCATGCCGTACCGAACCTGCCATCTCGCGACTTCGATGACACGCTCGCGTTCTACGGCAGTTTCGGGTTCGAGCTGGCTTACCGAGACGATGGTTGGCTGATTATCGGCCGTGGCGCACTTCGGTTGGAGTTCTTCCGGTTTCCTGATCTCGAGCCCGAAGACAGCTCGTTCATGTGCAGTATCCGTGTGGACGATGTCGATGAGCTGTATCGCAAGATCAAGGCTGCGGGTGTCGTGGAGAGGCCGTCCGGTAGCCCTCGACTAGCTCCTGTGCGGCTTCAGCATTGGGGGCAACGCGTCGGGTTTCTCGTGGATCCGGACGGGACCCAGTTGAACTTGATCGAGAACCTCGGCGCGCCGACCGACGCCCCCTAG
- a CDS encoding dynamin family protein yields MSVTALNRARDLISAARSTYAGDAEASWMLDECLYRLDEPLRVALAGSLKAGKSTLLNSLVGQDIAPTDATECTKVVTWYRNGVTPAVTAWYDGDRAANVPVQRRDGRLTFDLGSLTAAQVDRLDVEWPASTLAQTTIIDTPGTSSLSRDVSARTLAMLTPENSSSGADAVVYLLRTLNASDVSFLGQIGAHVGGDSGPLGVIGVVSRADEVGSGRMDAMMSAKEVAARFASELEATGLCQAVVPVAGLLALGAETLRQNEFAAFETLATVPTEDLQLAMLSADRFVRPESTLPVDAALRASIVDRFGLFGIRMAVTLIRLGVRDSPTLAADLVERSGLSELRSVIDVQFGQRADQLKLHSALVALQRILEFRPESHALRTEAGRMLADVHGFAELRLLGRLRSTTPKLPEGALLDLQRVIGGFGISATERLNLPADAGRAQQREVALAAVHKWRGLSEHPLLDQFTSGSCALAARSAEGILASLA; encoded by the coding sequence ATGAGCGTGACGGCTCTGAACCGGGCACGTGATCTGATCTCGGCTGCACGATCGACGTACGCGGGGGACGCCGAAGCCTCGTGGATGCTCGACGAATGTCTGTACCGCCTGGACGAGCCGCTGCGGGTGGCGTTGGCGGGATCGCTCAAGGCCGGCAAATCGACACTGCTGAATTCGCTTGTGGGGCAGGACATTGCTCCGACCGACGCCACCGAATGCACCAAGGTCGTCACGTGGTATCGCAACGGCGTCACTCCCGCCGTCACGGCCTGGTACGACGGTGATCGGGCCGCGAACGTTCCGGTGCAGCGACGGGATGGCCGATTGACCTTCGATCTGGGGTCGTTGACGGCCGCGCAGGTCGATCGCCTCGACGTCGAATGGCCCGCCAGCACGTTGGCGCAGACGACGATCATCGACACCCCCGGCACGTCGTCGCTCTCGCGCGATGTCTCGGCACGCACGCTCGCGATGCTCACTCCCGAGAACTCGTCGTCGGGAGCCGACGCCGTCGTCTACCTGCTGCGCACGCTCAACGCGTCGGACGTGTCGTTTCTCGGGCAGATCGGCGCGCACGTGGGCGGTGATTCCGGGCCCCTCGGCGTGATCGGGGTGGTCTCGCGGGCCGACGAGGTCGGCTCGGGCCGGATGGACGCGATGATGTCGGCCAAGGAGGTGGCCGCGAGGTTCGCGTCCGAGCTGGAGGCCACCGGTTTGTGCCAGGCGGTGGTCCCGGTTGCGGGTCTGCTCGCACTCGGCGCGGAAACGTTGCGGCAGAACGAGTTCGCTGCGTTCGAGACATTGGCGACGGTACCGACAGAGGATCTGCAGTTGGCGATGCTCTCGGCCGATCGCTTCGTGCGACCCGAGAGCACGCTCCCCGTCGACGCGGCGCTGCGGGCCAGCATCGTCGACCGCTTCGGTTTGTTCGGAATTCGGATGGCGGTCACTCTCATTCGGTTGGGGGTGCGCGATTCGCCGACGCTTGCAGCCGATCTGGTCGAACGCAGTGGCTTGAGCGAACTGCGCTCGGTGATCGACGTGCAGTTCGGTCAGCGGGCCGACCAACTGAAACTGCATTCGGCTCTCGTTGCGCTGCAACGAATTCTGGAGTTTCGACCGGAATCGCACGCCCTGCGTACCGAAGCCGGGCGGATGCTGGCGGACGTGCACGGCTTTGCCGAACTGCGTCTGCTCGGCCGATTGCGTTCCACCACACCGAAACTCCCGGAGGGTGCCCTGCTGGACCTGCAGCGCGTCATCGGCGGGTTCGGCATCTCCGCCACCGAACGCCTGAATCTGCCGGCCGATGCCGGTCGCGCCCAGCAACGCGAGGTCGCGTTGGCGGCAGTACACAAGTGGCGGGGGTTGTCCGAGCACCCGCTGCTGGATCAGTTCACCTCTGGCTCGTGCGCCCTCGCCGCGCGCAGCGCCGAGGGAATACTCGCCTCACTGGCCTGA
- a CDS encoding dynamin family protein — MDGHTTELAELLNRTAAVATSAGRSDLVDRVEAARSRVLDPRRRIIVVGPLKQGKSQFVNSLLNLTVCSVGDDETTAIPTVVSNAESFSAQLVLADPGSEPIRVDVPADEVTTVTPASPRAQGREVLRLDIGVPSPLLADGLVLVDTPGVGGHGNPHAAGTLGLIPSADAVLVVSDASREFTEPELSFLRQVQGLCPAVAVLITKIDLYPHWRQIVEANRGHLDRGGLEVQMLPVSSLLRSHALRLNDEELNAESGFQQLYAFLRDDVVARADVLARASVSLDVRSVTEHLSLSFGSELAALKDPERAAAAVAGLQRAKSAAEELHKRSSQWQQTLGDGIADLASDIDHDLRDRLRRVTREAEETVDEGDPGKDWPQLGEWLEEQIAASVGDNFVWAHERALWLSELVAEHFASSGAAALPDLDLGDLDNVLEPVSSLAELESGRVGITQKVLVGMRGSYGGVLMFGLITTFVGLSLLNPISIGAGVLLGTKAYKEDKENRVKARRSEAKMAIRRFTDDVSFQVGKESKDRLRQIQRVLRDHFTSIAEQTLRSLNESLRSAQEAAAADNTDRAARIAQLEQDLRVAADLNSRAIALVKETAV, encoded by the coding sequence ATGGACGGGCACACAACGGAGCTGGCCGAGCTGTTGAATCGCACCGCGGCGGTGGCGACATCGGCGGGAAGATCCGACCTGGTGGATCGGGTCGAGGCGGCGCGGTCGAGAGTCCTGGATCCACGCCGACGCATCATCGTGGTCGGACCGCTCAAGCAGGGCAAGAGTCAGTTCGTGAATTCGCTGCTCAATCTGACGGTGTGCTCGGTCGGCGACGACGAGACCACGGCCATCCCGACGGTGGTGTCCAACGCCGAGAGCTTCTCCGCGCAGCTGGTTCTCGCAGATCCGGGTAGTGAGCCCATCCGCGTCGACGTGCCGGCCGACGAGGTCACGACCGTCACCCCGGCGAGTCCCCGAGCTCAGGGTCGTGAAGTGTTGCGGCTGGACATCGGAGTGCCGAGTCCGCTGCTCGCCGACGGTCTGGTGCTGGTCGATACACCGGGTGTCGGTGGGCACGGAAATCCGCACGCTGCAGGAACATTGGGACTCATTCCGTCCGCCGACGCAGTGCTCGTCGTGTCCGACGCCTCCCGCGAATTCACCGAGCCCGAACTGTCCTTTCTCCGGCAGGTGCAAGGGCTCTGCCCGGCCGTGGCCGTACTGATCACCAAGATCGATCTGTATCCGCACTGGCGGCAGATCGTCGAGGCCAATCGTGGGCACCTCGATCGCGGCGGCCTCGAGGTGCAGATGCTCCCGGTGTCGTCTCTGTTGCGCTCTCACGCACTGCGTTTGAACGACGAGGAGCTCAACGCCGAGTCCGGTTTTCAGCAGCTCTACGCGTTTCTGCGCGACGACGTGGTGGCCCGCGCGGATGTGCTGGCTCGCGCGTCGGTTTCACTCGACGTTCGCTCGGTCACCGAGCACCTGTCTCTGTCGTTCGGCAGTGAGCTTGCGGCGCTGAAGGATCCGGAGCGGGCGGCCGCGGCCGTCGCCGGTCTGCAGCGCGCCAAATCCGCTGCCGAAGAACTGCACAAGCGCTCGTCCCAATGGCAGCAGACGCTCGGTGACGGCATTGCCGATCTGGCGTCCGATATCGATCACGATCTACGCGACCGGTTGCGCCGCGTCACCCGGGAGGCGGAAGAGACCGTCGACGAGGGGGATCCGGGCAAGGACTGGCCGCAACTGGGCGAATGGCTCGAAGAGCAGATTGCCGCGTCGGTGGGCGACAACTTCGTGTGGGCGCACGAGCGGGCACTGTGGCTCTCGGAGTTGGTGGCCGAGCACTTCGCGTCCTCCGGGGCTGCGGCGCTGCCGGATCTCGATCTCGGCGATCTGGACAACGTTCTCGAACCCGTCTCGTCGTTGGCCGAGCTGGAATCCGGTCGTGTCGGTATCACGCAGAAGGTTCTCGTGGGAATGCGTGGCTCCTACGGCGGTGTCCTCATGTTCGGTCTGATCACCACATTCGTCGGGTTGAGTCTGCTCAACCCGATCTCGATCGGCGCGGGTGTTCTGCTGGGCACCAAGGCATACAAGGAGGACAAGGAAAACCGCGTCAAGGCACGTCGTTCCGAGGCCAAGATGGCGATCCGCCGCTTCACCGACGACGTCAGCTTTCAGGTCGGCAAGGAGTCGAAGGACCGGCTGCGGCAGATCCAGCGGGTGCTGCGCGATCACTTCACCTCGATCGCCGAACAGACTCTGCGGTCGCTGAACGAGTCCCTGCGCTCGGCGCAGGAAGCTGCCGCGGCCGACAACACGGACCGCGCCGCCCGCATTGCTCAGCTGGAGCAGGACCTGCGAGTGGCAGCCGATTTGAACTCTCGGGCAATCGCTCTCGTCAAGGAAACCGCGGTATGA
- a CDS encoding IniB N-terminal domain-containing protein → MATNAVLDFILSLLRDDQAAAAYCANPETTLAAAGLGDVTHADIVAVAPLVAESGLFAGAGSQLSAILGAGGSAGLEGALAGGASLGGGLSAGLGLAAGAVAGGGLAAGGSLTGGIDVTGEIAASLQAALAAALAVGGQIGVELGAAFGGALDALIGAGAGIGGGIGGGVGGGLDLDLDGLLGGTVGLGAALTGLLGAGAGIGGAIGGDITAQLQAALDAALGATGAVDLGALADIQGGLSGALGAIFGVGGTVGAELGTALGGVFDAVLGAGAGLDIAGDLGAALTAGIGGALAGLGTIGADLTTDVGAALDGALGAGGALVGDIAGGVGASLGGLFAADGAIAGSIGTALGAVLDAGALADLDVDALLAAGGSVGAVVGGALGTALDLDTSAIGGLTAALDTAVEGVLGAGAGIGGDIAGGLAGGLAGGVAGAGGVAGNLEGLLGAAFGVGGTAGAQLGTALDTVLDTGAALDLGAVLGAGADLSAGLSGAIDTAVAAGADLTGTVDAALAGVGGVGADLSGGLAGVGGVGAGLTGGLAGLGGVGAGLTGGLAGLGQVGADVAGGLGAVGNVGADVTGGLAAVGNAGAGLTGGLAGLGDAGAGLSGGLAGLGSLGGGLAGGVAGGVSGSVDAAAQAGAGLEGAVTGGISTGIDAAASAGAGLEGAANTAGSVAGGLEGAAGGVVDAGTSVGGEIASNVGGGLDAGASLGGGIASTVGGGVGTGLDAGADAAASVGGGFDSAADIGGQAAGSVTGGLESGAEGLASAGGSLSSAANGAASGSFEHSSSFDGGATASGTGWSSVDSNVFGQAESDSSLFSDGSLHGSVDSAADSLGHAVTVDHDIDPLHP, encoded by the coding sequence ATGGCTACCAACGCCGTACTCGATTTCATCCTCAGCCTGCTGCGCGACGACCAGGCCGCAGCGGCCTACTGCGCCAACCCCGAGACGACGCTGGCCGCTGCCGGCCTCGGCGACGTGACCCACGCAGACATCGTCGCCGTGGCACCCCTGGTCGCCGAGTCGGGTCTGTTCGCAGGAGCGGGCAGCCAGCTGTCGGCCATCTTGGGTGCAGGCGGATCGGCAGGCCTCGAGGGCGCACTCGCCGGAGGCGCGAGCCTCGGCGGCGGATTGTCGGCCGGACTCGGACTGGCTGCAGGCGCAGTCGCCGGCGGCGGACTGGCTGCAGGCGGCAGCCTGACCGGCGGAATCGACGTGACGGGTGAGATCGCCGCGTCTCTGCAGGCAGCCCTCGCCGCCGCGCTGGCGGTCGGTGGCCAGATCGGCGTGGAGCTCGGCGCTGCATTCGGTGGTGCCCTCGACGCCTTGATCGGCGCAGGTGCAGGCATCGGTGGCGGAATCGGCGGCGGTGTCGGTGGAGGTCTGGATCTGGACCTCGACGGCCTGCTCGGCGGAACCGTCGGACTCGGCGCTGCGTTGACCGGTCTTCTCGGAGCAGGCGCGGGCATCGGGGGAGCGATCGGCGGCGACATCACTGCACAACTGCAGGCCGCCCTCGACGCCGCCCTCGGCGCGACCGGTGCCGTCGACCTCGGCGCACTGGCCGACATCCAGGGTGGACTGAGCGGCGCGCTCGGCGCGATCTTCGGAGTCGGCGGAACCGTCGGAGCCGAGCTCGGCACGGCGCTCGGTGGCGTCTTCGACGCCGTCCTCGGTGCCGGAGCCGGCCTCGACATCGCAGGTGACCTCGGTGCCGCTCTGACCGCGGGCATCGGCGGCGCACTGGCAGGCCTCGGCACCATCGGTGCAGATCTGACGACCGATGTCGGTGCAGCCCTGGACGGAGCACTCGGTGCCGGTGGCGCACTGGTCGGCGACATCGCGGGTGGCGTCGGCGCCAGCCTCGGTGGGCTGTTCGCAGCCGACGGTGCCATCGCGGGATCCATCGGAACCGCACTCGGAGCCGTCCTCGACGCCGGTGCGCTCGCAGACCTGGACGTCGACGCCCTGCTGGCTGCGGGCGGCAGCGTCGGCGCGGTCGTCGGCGGCGCACTCGGAACGGCACTGGACCTCGACACCAGCGCGATCGGCGGCCTGACCGCTGCCCTCGACACCGCAGTGGAGGGAGTCCTCGGCGCAGGTGCCGGCATCGGCGGCGACATCGCCGGCGGACTTGCAGGTGGCCTGGCCGGTGGAGTCGCCGGTGCCGGTGGAGTTGCCGGGAACCTCGAGGGCCTCCTCGGAGCCGCATTCGGCGTCGGCGGCACCGCCGGAGCCCAGCTCGGCACCGCACTCGACACAGTGCTCGACACCGGCGCAGCCCTCGACCTCGGAGCCGTACTCGGTGCCGGAGCCGACCTGAGCGCAGGACTGTCCGGAGCGATCGACACAGCAGTAGCCGCCGGAGCCGATCTCACAGGAACCGTCGACGCAGCACTCGCCGGAGTGGGCGGAGTCGGCGCAGATCTGTCGGGCGGTCTGGCCGGAGTGGGCGGCGTGGGTGCCGGCCTGACCGGCGGGCTCGCCGGACTCGGCGGCGTAGGCGCGGGCCTGACCGGCGGACTGGCCGGACTCGGCCAGGTCGGCGCAGATGTGGCCGGCGGCCTCGGAGCCGTCGGAAACGTGGGTGCGGATGTCACCGGTGGGCTCGCAGCCGTCGGGAATGCCGGTGCGGGCCTGACCGGCGGACTTGCCGGTTTGGGCGACGCGGGAGCCGGCTTGTCGGGTGGCCTCGCCGGACTCGGCAGCCTCGGTGGCGGTCTCGCAGGCGGGGTTGCCGGCGGAGTTTCCGGCAGCGTCGACGCCGCGGCTCAGGCCGGAGCCGGACTCGAAGGAGCTGTGACCGGTGGCATCAGCACCGGAATCGATGCGGCAGCATCCGCAGGCGCAGGCCTCGAAGGAGCTGCGAATACGGCAGGATCCGTCGCAGGCGGCCTCGAAGGTGCGGCAGGCGGAGTGGTCGACGCGGGAACCTCGGTGGGCGGCGAGATCGCCTCGAACGTCGGCGGCGGACTCGACGCCGGTGCGTCGCTCGGTGGAGGCATCGCCTCCACCGTGGGTGGGGGAGTTGGTACGGGTTTGGATGCTGGTGCCGACGCTGCGGCGTCCGTGGGCGGCGGGTTTGATTCCGCTGCCGACATCGGTGGCCAGGCAGCGGGCAGCGTCACCGGTGGTCTGGAATCCGGTGCGGAGGGACTGGCGAGTGCAGGCGGCAGCCTTTCCTCGGCCGCGAACGGTGCAGCGTCGGGATCGTTCGAGCACTCCAGCTCCTTCGACGGCGGCGCAACCGCGTCCGGCACGGGCTGGTCGAGTGTCGACTCCAACGTCTTCGGACAGGCCGAGAGCGATTCGAGTCTGTTCAGCGACGGCAGCCTGCACGGCTCGGTGGACTCGGCAGCCGATTCTCTCGGCCACGCAGTGACGGTCGATCACGACATCGATCCGCTGCACCCCTGA
- a CDS encoding Hsp70 family protein: protein MNGKSAACGTTGTGLGIRIGSVTAAAALDTDPVTSVVKRSALDLRPGAAPSLAELWDRSARHLISGFADRVGDPVELIDDDGRSHRAEDLYATAARALVAEVSAGADSAPTVVVTHPTRWTAYTAEALGEALDRAGLADVTLVPDSVATMRWLEVTRGTQSDGLAVIYDLGASALDVTLIRTGTDAGVVGSGVHSQEFGGAQFDHAIMQYVLDTVSGSQSFEFDPFDPDTVGALVELRARCGQAKEQLSYDTSTSLTVDLPGLHTEVRLVRSEIEELVRASLLASVGVVRDAVAAAGLEVTDIDQVVLVGGSSAIPLVAELISSELRAPVVAGPRPELTVAIGAAILGSDIADATAAEDAASLAAVPTASVATAAAAPMPRPTPRPAPTPTAVESDAGMSGRKKAGLVAGSVVVLALLAGGGLSVGTALTSDNTAPAESNAEISSTQTPGTTSAVADAQPTTAAPGENDAAAVGSEGTPTTVVNADGTVTQIDPATGAPVAGSPAPAAAPADNGAATVPTIPSVAAPTVPSYQPPAVQVPSVQVPSYQGPNLGDVGQGLGGVVGGVGDGLGGAVGGVGDGLGGVVGGLTGR from the coding sequence ATGAACGGCAAGAGTGCAGCCTGCGGAACGACAGGGACAGGGCTCGGCATACGTATCGGTTCGGTGACAGCGGCTGCTGCACTCGACACCGACCCCGTGACCTCGGTGGTCAAGCGCTCGGCACTCGATCTTCGCCCCGGCGCGGCCCCGAGCCTGGCCGAGCTGTGGGACCGATCGGCCCGCCACCTGATCAGCGGATTCGCCGACCGAGTGGGCGACCCGGTGGAACTCATCGACGACGACGGCCGCAGTCACCGCGCCGAGGATCTGTACGCCACAGCCGCTCGCGCACTCGTGGCCGAGGTCTCCGCCGGAGCCGATTCCGCCCCGACGGTCGTCGTCACCCACCCCACCCGCTGGACGGCGTACACAGCCGAGGCCCTCGGCGAGGCATTGGACCGCGCCGGCCTGGCCGATGTCACGCTGGTACCCGACTCCGTTGCCACGATGCGCTGGCTCGAGGTGACCCGCGGAACACAGTCCGACGGCCTCGCCGTCATCTACGACCTGGGTGCCAGCGCCCTCGACGTGACCCTGATCCGGACCGGCACCGACGCCGGAGTCGTCGGCAGCGGCGTCCATTCGCAGGAATTCGGCGGTGCGCAGTTCGATCACGCGATCATGCAGTACGTCCTCGATACCGTCTCGGGAAGTCAGTCGTTCGAGTTCGATCCGTTCGACCCCGACACCGTGGGTGCGCTGGTGGAATTGCGAGCCCGGTGTGGCCAGGCCAAGGAACAACTCTCCTACGACACGTCCACCTCGCTCACCGTCGACCTGCCCGGCCTGCACACCGAGGTTCGCCTGGTGCGCTCCGAGATCGAAGAGCTGGTACGCGCATCGCTGCTGGCATCCGTGGGGGTCGTTCGGGACGCCGTGGCCGCCGCAGGACTCGAGGTCACCGACATCGACCAGGTGGTGCTCGTCGGCGGCAGCTCGGCCATCCCCCTCGTTGCCGAACTCATCTCGTCCGAACTGCGCGCCCCCGTAGTAGCCGGACCTCGTCCGGAACTGACCGTCGCGATCGGAGCCGCGATACTCGGAAGCGACATCGCCGACGCCACCGCCGCAGAAGACGCAGCGTCCCTGGCTGCGGTCCCGACCGCGTCCGTGGCTACCGCTGCCGCCGCGCCGATGCCGCGCCCCACTCCGAGACCGGCACCGACGCCTACCGCCGTCGAATCCGACGCAGGCATGTCGGGCCGTAAGAAGGCCGGCCTCGTCGCCGGATCCGTGGTCGTCCTCGCGCTTCTCGCCGGCGGAGGCCTGTCGGTGGGTACAGCGTTGACCTCCGACAACACCGCTCCGGCCGAGTCCAACGCCGAGATCTCGAGCACACAAACACCGGGAACCACCTCCGCAGTTGCGGACGCCCAGCCCACGACGGCTGCTCCCGGCGAGAACGACGCTGCTGCAGTCGGATCCGAGGGCACCCCCACCACGGTCGTCAACGCCGACGGCACGGTGACGCAGATCGATCCGGCCACCGGAGCACCGGTTGCGGGATCCCCTGCCCCCGCCGCGGCCCCTGCCGACAACGGCGCAGCAACCGTGCCGACCATCCCGTCGGTCGCGGCCCCGACGGTTCCCAGCTACCAACCACCTGCTGTGCAGGTTCCGAGCGTGCAGGTTCCCAGCTACCAAGGCCCCAATCTCGGCGATGTCGGTCAAGGCCTCGGCGGAGTCGTCGGGGGAGTCGGTGACGGGCTCGGCGGTGCGGTCGGTGGCGTCGGCGACGGGCTCGGCGGAGTCGTCGGCGGCCTGACCGGCCGCTGA